In one window of Nocardiopsis aegyptia DNA:
- a CDS encoding DUF11 domain-containing protein: protein MGVSAVMSAMGLAAMIALPTAQPVAEGEDPRDAEVVPGAGNLHVTVEDDVEERLRPGDRVHYTIQVRNSGYEALPDTQIVQLLPSGMRHVSDSGEGAVDAEASRVVWERSLEPGERASLTVTTEVASRPEGASRTATTVCLRPEEGAALVACTAAVHRVHGVVPLVWVVAGLTLIAVVAAGVGGLVRYRGSRSPRPQPDPDSGSTPVPDPQPEAEPGSESGPGEPEAEGSGPGPKVRTFPGAAPVYHLDAHR from the coding sequence GTGGGAGTCTCAGCGGTGATGTCGGCGATGGGACTGGCGGCGATGATCGCCCTTCCCACCGCCCAGCCAGTGGCCGAGGGGGAGGACCCCCGGGACGCCGAGGTCGTCCCCGGTGCGGGAAACCTGCACGTGACGGTCGAGGACGACGTGGAGGAGCGACTGCGCCCCGGAGACCGCGTGCACTACACGATCCAGGTGCGCAACTCCGGCTACGAGGCGCTGCCGGACACCCAGATCGTGCAACTCCTGCCCTCGGGGATGCGCCACGTGTCCGACTCGGGGGAGGGCGCCGTCGACGCCGAGGCGTCCAGGGTGGTCTGGGAGCGGTCGCTGGAACCCGGCGAGCGGGCGAGCCTGACGGTGACGACCGAGGTCGCGTCGCGCCCGGAGGGTGCTTCACGGACCGCCACCACGGTGTGCCTGCGGCCGGAGGAGGGGGCGGCCCTGGTGGCGTGCACCGCGGCCGTCCACCGGGTCCACGGCGTGGTGCCGCTGGTGTGGGTGGTCGCCGGGCTGACCCTGATCGCGGTCGTCGCGGCGGGGGTCGGCGGGCTGGTCCGCTATCGGGGTTCCCGGAGTCCGCGCCCGCAGCCGGACCCCGACTCGGGGTCCACGCCGGTGCCCGATCCGCAGCCGGAGGCGGAGCCCGGGTCGGAGTCCGGGCCGGGGGAGCCCGAGGCCGAGGGATCCGGCCCCGGGCCCAAGGTGCGCACGTTCCCGGGAGCGGCGCCCGTATACCACCTCGATGCGCATCGGTAG
- a CDS encoding LPXTG cell wall anchor domain-containing protein, giving the protein MTNINTRALIRSAAVSAGAVIAAPFLWGAVPALADSAEQQSAPQPMSAQSEQLIADALQDAVEVHVPQIDVQVPQPQAVEPEVRAPEPATVPEPAAAPEAAATSGNADQPSYDGDDGYGPGDGHDGDDGHDGDDGHDGHDGDDGDDGHDGHDGDDGHDGDDGHDGDDGHDGHDGHDGHDGDDGHDGDDGHDGDDGHDGDDGHDGDDGHDGDDGHDGDDGHDGDDGHDGDDGHDGDDGHDGDDGHDGDDGDDGHDGHDGKDGKDGDDDGAGSVNGVSGGDDGEVLAQTGSSVAVPAVGGLVSVLTGVGAMIFGRRRTETEG; this is encoded by the coding sequence ATGACCAACATCAACACCCGAGCCCTGATCCGGTCGGCGGCGGTGTCGGCCGGCGCCGTGATCGCCGCACCGTTCCTGTGGGGTGCGGTTCCTGCCCTCGCCGACTCCGCGGAACAGCAGAGCGCTCCGCAGCCGATGAGTGCGCAGTCCGAGCAGTTGATCGCCGACGCGCTCCAGGACGCGGTCGAGGTCCATGTGCCGCAGATCGACGTCCAGGTGCCACAGCCCCAGGCGGTGGAACCCGAGGTCCGCGCGCCGGAGCCCGCCACGGTGCCCGAGCCCGCCGCCGCACCGGAGGCCGCCGCCACGAGCGGCAACGCCGACCAGCCCTCCTACGACGGGGACGACGGCTACGGCCCCGGCGACGGTCACGATGGCGATGACGGTCACGATGGTGACGACGGCCATGACGGCCATGACGGCGATGACGGCGATGACGGTCACGATGGTCACGATGGCGATGACGGCCACGATGGCGACGATGGTCACGATGGCGATGACGGCCACGATGGCCACGATGGTCATGACGGTCACGATGGTGACGACGGCCATGACGGGGACGATGGCCACGATGGCGATGACGGCCATGACGGCGATGACGGCCACGATGGCGACGATGGTCACGATGGCGATGACGGCCATGACGGGGACGATGGCCACGATGGTGACGACGGCCACGACGGCGATGACGGCCACGATGGGGATGACGGTCATGATGGTGACGACGGCCATGACGGGGACGATGGCGACGATGGCCACGACGGCCATGATGGGAAGGACGGGAAGGACGGCGACGACGATGGTGCCGGGAGCGTGAACGGCGTCAGCGGGGGCGACGACGGCGAGGTCCTCGCGCAGACCGGTTCCTCGGTGGCCGTTCCGGCGGTCGGCGGGCTGGTGTCCGTCCTGACCGGTGTCGGCGCCATGATCTTCGGGCGCCGCCGCACGGAGACCGAGGGCTAG
- a CDS encoding DUF349 domain-containing protein has product MTTDPWGRVDDDGTVYVRTSEGERVVGSWQAGAPDEALAFFRRKYDALVTEVELLEKRLRSTDLSASAAMAAIDKLRTAVTDAHAVGDLDALSRRLDALSGRAEERKVEQKQAQEQARGQAREIKERIVAEAERVAVETTHWKTGGERMLQLIEEWKKAPRADRPTEQALWKRMSAARNSFSKRRKAYFANLDQEREAVRADKERIVVEAEELAHSTDWGPTARAYRDLMQRWKNSGRADRASEDKLWARFKAAQDTFFDARNATFAERDAELRVNADAKERILAEAKAEISGIDDPRRARARLREYQEAWEEAGDLPRDVRDQLEGAFRQIEDGVRRAEDAEWERSSPEARARAKDTVDQLSQAISSLEAKLEKARAGGDTRRIKEHEAALEARRAWLVEAEKALSEMS; this is encoded by the coding sequence GTGACCACGGACCCTTGGGGCCGCGTAGACGACGACGGCACGGTCTACGTGCGCACGAGCGAAGGCGAGCGGGTCGTCGGATCGTGGCAGGCGGGGGCGCCGGACGAAGCGCTGGCCTTCTTCCGCCGCAAGTACGACGCCCTGGTCACTGAGGTGGAGCTGCTGGAGAAGCGGCTGCGCAGCACCGACCTGTCGGCCTCCGCCGCGATGGCCGCCATCGACAAGCTGCGCACCGCCGTCACCGACGCGCACGCCGTGGGCGACCTGGACGCCCTCTCCCGGCGGCTGGACGCGCTGTCCGGCCGCGCGGAGGAGCGCAAGGTCGAACAGAAGCAGGCCCAGGAGCAGGCTCGCGGGCAGGCGCGCGAGATCAAGGAGCGCATTGTCGCCGAGGCCGAGCGGGTCGCGGTGGAGACCACCCACTGGAAGACCGGTGGGGAGCGGATGCTCCAGCTCATCGAGGAGTGGAAGAAGGCCCCGCGGGCCGACCGGCCCACCGAGCAGGCGCTCTGGAAGCGCATGTCCGCGGCGCGCAACTCCTTCTCCAAGCGGCGCAAGGCCTACTTCGCCAACCTCGACCAGGAGCGCGAGGCGGTCCGGGCCGACAAGGAGCGCATCGTCGTCGAGGCCGAGGAGCTCGCCCACTCCACCGACTGGGGGCCCACCGCCCGCGCGTACCGCGACCTGATGCAACGCTGGAAGAACAGCGGTCGGGCGGACCGTGCCAGCGAGGACAAGCTGTGGGCGCGGTTCAAGGCCGCCCAGGACACCTTCTTCGACGCGCGCAACGCCACGTTCGCCGAGCGCGACGCGGAGCTGCGGGTCAACGCCGACGCCAAGGAGCGCATCCTGGCCGAGGCCAAGGCGGAGATCTCCGGGATCGACGACCCCCGCCGCGCCCGCGCCCGGCTGCGCGAGTACCAGGAGGCCTGGGAGGAGGCCGGTGACCTGCCGCGTGACGTGCGCGACCAGCTCGAGGGCGCCTTCCGGCAGATCGAGGACGGTGTGCGCCGCGCCGAGGACGCCGAGTGGGAGCGCAGCAGCCCCGAGGCCCGTGCCCGCGCCAAGGACACGGTCGACCAGCTCTCCCAGGCGATCAGCAGTCTGGAGGCCAAGCTGGAGAAGGCCCGGGCCGGCGGCGACACCCGCCGGATCAAGGAGCACGAGGCCGCTCTGGAGGCCCGGCGCGCCTGGCTCGTCGAGGCGGAGAAGGCGCTCAGCGAGATGAGCTGA
- a CDS encoding MBL fold metallo-hydrolase — protein sequence MLIAALPTGPLAANCYVVARAAGTDCVIVDPGQEASEQVAKVLSEHDLTPAAVLLTHGHFDHVWSAADLCERHGAPVHLHPADRGLLTEPAAGVDQGFAAQLSALLGPGPYTEPAAVVEVADGGTLALAGMDFSVEHTPGHTPGSVVYTVSTEDGVPVMFAGDLVFAGSIGRTDFPGGDQEDMGRSLAGAVLGRPDRTQILPGHGPATTVERERATNPYLRGLSA from the coding sequence GTGCTCATCGCCGCGCTTCCCACCGGCCCGCTCGCCGCGAACTGCTATGTGGTCGCCCGGGCCGCGGGCACCGACTGCGTCATCGTCGATCCGGGCCAGGAGGCCTCCGAACAGGTGGCCAAGGTGCTGTCCGAGCACGACCTGACCCCCGCCGCGGTGCTGCTCACGCACGGGCACTTCGACCACGTCTGGTCGGCCGCCGACCTGTGCGAGCGCCACGGGGCCCCCGTCCACCTGCACCCCGCCGACCGCGGGCTGCTCACCGAGCCCGCCGCCGGCGTCGACCAGGGCTTCGCCGCCCAGCTGAGCGCGCTGCTGGGCCCGGGCCCCTACACCGAACCCGCCGCGGTGGTGGAGGTCGCCGACGGCGGGACCCTCGCACTGGCCGGGATGGACTTCTCCGTCGAGCACACCCCCGGGCACACCCCCGGCTCGGTCGTCTACACCGTGTCCACCGAGGACGGGGTACCGGTCATGTTCGCCGGCGACCTCGTCTTCGCCGGCTCCATCGGCCGCACCGACTTCCCCGGGGGCGACCAGGAGGACATGGGCCGCAGCCTCGCCGGCGCCGTCCTCGGCCGCCCCGACCGGACGCAGATCCTGCCGGGCCACGGTCCGGCGACCACGGTCGAGCGCGAACGCGCCACCAACCCCTACCTGCGCGGCCTGTCCGCCTGA
- the aspS gene encoding aspartate--tRNA ligase: protein MHRYRTHSCGQLRKEHVGQQVRLSGWVHNRRDLGGLLFVDLRDHYGVTQLMARPESPVFEELSRLPKETVIRVTGEVAARSGENVNPNLPTGEIEIDAAELEVLGTTEELPLTVFPEDNTSEERRLTYRFLDLRRERMHRNVMLRSQVVAFIRQKMTDLGFHEFQTPILTSSSPEGARDFLVPSRLHPGEFFALPQAPQQFKQLLMIAGFDRYFQIAPCFRDEDSRADRSPGEFYQLDVEMSFVEQEDVFEVIEQVMTDVFRAFSQDWEITSPFPRVAYRDALEWYGTDKPDLRVPMKMLDVTELFGKTDFRAFAGKKVRALAVPEVGDKPRKFFDGIGDYAVEQGAKGLAWLKVGENGELTGPIAKFVTEISDELLSVLGAGPGHGLFFCASEDEDEINRIMAPVRVEAGKRAGLAEEKVYRFCWIVDFPMFERNDDGHIEFSHNPFSMPQGGMKALETEDPLDILAWQYDIVCNGVELSSGAIRNHSPEIMYKAFDIAGYDKDSVEAEFGGMLKALKFGAPPHGGIAPGIDRIVMLLADEPNIRETIAFPLNQNAQDLMMGAPAAVSDQQLRDVHIRTVVPPKETKRS from the coding sequence ATGCATCGTTACAGGACTCATTCGTGTGGTCAGCTCCGCAAGGAGCACGTCGGGCAGCAGGTGCGCCTCTCCGGCTGGGTGCACAATCGCCGGGATCTCGGTGGTCTGCTCTTCGTCGACCTGCGTGACCACTACGGCGTCACGCAGCTCATGGCCCGCCCGGAGTCTCCGGTGTTCGAGGAGCTCAGCCGTCTGCCCAAGGAGACGGTGATCCGGGTCACGGGCGAGGTCGCCGCGCGCAGCGGCGAGAACGTCAACCCCAACCTGCCCACCGGCGAGATCGAGATCGACGCCGCCGAGCTGGAGGTCCTCGGCACGACCGAGGAACTGCCCCTGACGGTCTTCCCCGAGGACAACACCTCCGAGGAGCGCCGCCTGACCTACCGCTTCCTCGACCTGCGCCGCGAGCGGATGCACCGCAACGTCATGCTGCGCTCGCAGGTGGTCGCCTTCATCCGGCAGAAGATGACGGACCTGGGCTTCCACGAGTTCCAGACCCCCATCCTCACCAGCTCCAGCCCCGAGGGCGCGCGCGACTTCCTCGTCCCCTCGCGCCTGCACCCCGGTGAGTTCTTCGCCCTGCCGCAGGCCCCCCAGCAGTTCAAGCAGCTGCTGATGATCGCCGGGTTCGACCGCTACTTCCAGATCGCGCCGTGCTTCCGCGACGAGGACAGCCGCGCCGACCGCTCACCCGGCGAGTTCTACCAGCTCGACGTGGAGATGAGCTTCGTCGAGCAGGAGGACGTCTTCGAGGTCATCGAGCAGGTCATGACCGACGTCTTCCGCGCGTTCTCGCAGGACTGGGAGATCACCTCGCCCTTCCCGCGCGTGGCCTACCGCGACGCCCTGGAGTGGTACGGCACCGACAAGCCCGACCTGCGCGTGCCGATGAAGATGCTCGACGTCACCGAGCTGTTCGGCAAGACCGACTTCCGCGCCTTCGCGGGCAAGAAGGTCCGCGCCCTGGCCGTTCCCGAGGTCGGCGACAAGCCGCGCAAGTTCTTCGACGGCATCGGCGACTACGCCGTCGAGCAGGGCGCCAAGGGCCTGGCCTGGCTCAAGGTCGGCGAGAACGGCGAGCTGACCGGTCCCATCGCCAAGTTCGTGACCGAGATCTCCGACGAACTCCTGTCGGTGCTGGGCGCGGGCCCGGGCCACGGACTGTTCTTCTGCGCCAGCGAGGACGAGGACGAGATCAACCGCATCATGGCGCCGGTGCGCGTCGAGGCGGGCAAGCGGGCCGGACTGGCCGAGGAGAAGGTCTACCGGTTCTGCTGGATCGTGGACTTCCCGATGTTCGAGCGCAACGACGACGGCCACATCGAGTTCAGCCACAACCCGTTCTCCATGCCGCAGGGCGGGATGAAGGCGTTGGAGACCGAGGACCCGCTGGACATCCTCGCCTGGCAGTACGACATCGTCTGCAACGGTGTGGAGCTGTCCTCCGGCGCCATCCGGAACCACTCGCCGGAGATCATGTACAAGGCCTTCGACATCGCGGGCTACGACAAGGACTCGGTCGAGGCGGAGTTCGGCGGCATGCTCAAGGCGCTGAAGTTCGGCGCCCCGCCGCACGGCGGCATCGCCCCCGGTATCGACCGGATCGTGATGCTGCTGGCCGACGAGCCCAACATCCGCGAGACGATCGCCTTCCCGCTCAACCAGAACGCGCAGGACCTGATGATGGGCGCACCGGCCGCGGTGTCCGACCAGCAGCTGCGCGACGTGCACATCCGCACGGTCGTGCCGCCCAAGGAGACCAAGCGCTCCTGA
- a CDS encoding IS30 family transposase, with protein sequence MKQGYSNTEACRTVGVDPRTGRKWRNGRSAENDGRRPVPPVTAVVPASGPSRYLTGDERLHIADLDREGASVRAIAAELGRNPSTISRELRRNATADRSGRRHYRPHAAQTRAEARRPRPKPSKIALNGELRTLIQQLLDARWSPEQISRRLKRDFPDRSELHVCHETIYQALYVQGRGQLRRELAAALRSGRARRKPRRQVQQRQPRFAHPMVMISERPPEVADRAVPGHWEGDLIIGANSASSIGTLVERSTRYTMLLHLPHGRGAEQVRDALAATVRTLPRHLTRSVTWDQGSEMGRHHEFTAATDIPVYFCDPASPWQRGSNENTNGPLRQYFPKGTDLSVHSAGHLEAVAVQLNGRPRKTLGWDTPAERLAKLLPTSS encoded by the coding sequence ATGAAGCAGGGCTACAGCAACACCGAAGCCTGCCGGACCGTGGGCGTGGACCCCCGTACCGGCAGGAAGTGGCGCAACGGGCGCAGCGCCGAGAACGACGGCCGGCGGCCGGTACCACCCGTGACCGCGGTGGTACCGGCCTCGGGCCCGTCCCGCTACCTGACCGGCGATGAGCGCCTGCACATCGCCGACCTGGACCGCGAAGGCGCCTCCGTGCGGGCCATCGCCGCCGAACTGGGCCGAAACCCGTCCACGATCAGCCGGGAGCTGCGCCGCAACGCCACCGCGGACCGGAGCGGCAGGAGGCACTACCGCCCCCACGCCGCCCAGACCCGCGCCGAGGCCCGCCGTCCGCGCCCCAAACCCTCCAAGATCGCCCTGAACGGCGAACTGCGCACCCTCATCCAGCAGCTCCTGGACGCCAGATGGAGCCCCGAGCAGATCAGCCGTAGGCTCAAACGGGACTTCCCCGACCGGAGCGAGCTGCACGTGTGCCACGAGACGATCTACCAGGCCCTGTACGTGCAGGGCCGCGGCCAGCTGCGCCGGGAGCTGGCCGCGGCACTGCGCTCAGGACGCGCCCGGCGCAAGCCCCGACGCCAGGTGCAGCAGCGCCAGCCGCGCTTCGCCCATCCCATGGTGATGATCAGCGAGCGCCCGCCCGAGGTCGCCGACCGGGCGGTGCCCGGCCACTGGGAGGGCGACCTGATCATCGGCGCGAACAGCGCCTCCTCCATCGGGACCCTGGTGGAGCGCTCGACCCGGTACACGATGCTGTTGCACCTGCCCCACGGGCGCGGCGCCGAACAGGTCCGTGACGCTCTGGCCGCCACGGTCCGCACCCTGCCCCGGCATCTGACACGGTCGGTGACCTGGGACCAGGGCTCGGAGATGGGCCGTCACCACGAGTTCACGGCCGCCACCGACATCCCGGTCTACTTCTGCGACCCGGCCAGCCCTTGGCAGCGGGGCTCCAACGAGAACACCAACGGGCCGCTGCGCCAGTACTTTCCCAAGGGCACCGACCTGTCCGTGCACTCGGCCGGGCATCTGGAGGCGGTGGCGGTCCAGCTCAACGGACGCCCACGCAAAACGCTCGGCTGGGATACCCCAGCCGAGCGCCTCGCCAAGCTCCTCCCAACGAGCAGCTAA
- a CDS encoding SpoIIE family protein phosphatase: MNGKRASGDGSENALAEAFSHAPEPMVLTRDDGAILHANQAFTDLFGREAADLVGRAWYDLLEGDDVHRGSVAHSEALAGQGGQRVRLRLALADKSVLLAEADLRPLPPVNGDTPDSAGGVVVLLHVLSTEEADLRVVGELRTDNSDSVLWSLDLSTGRLHELFGPTPLGALLAGSDRELERILERVHPDDIARVRDAMSASFAGRDYEQRFRVFDRLGDERSLHVRARFVPGRPDRLVGIIDDVTEHVQLVRRLADRRRTEAEHGRLVTELSSKLVSATTVDKVMDLLSEEFLPIFGGIQAIALYVEDGLLRASPSGRLTSNVNRIDGRRADDTDYPMGAVIQDRQPRFFESRAEVISRFPAAEVLMRDSVTKGQAWATVPIFGDGKVALGVWQMVWGRPHHASRDERALMLTFAGLAGQALQRIKAQQAELELADAVQRRMLPRQVARFPDMDIATKYLPSRADWRICGDFYDVIELPGDKVGLLVGDVQGHGVEAAAAMGQIRVAFRAYATNQADPGVVLGETNRLLTETGEIVFATCGYLVVDRTTGVMQAAWAGQPPVVLAADGRYDLWEPETGPPLGVLPDTEYTVTTRVLEPGTTLLLCSDGLVESAEVPMQDGLAQVGEALAAHADDPEAAAQVLAEMAPAGRGDDIALLITRMAKPVGHVPEQAAADVQPRGEVSPKSP; the protein is encoded by the coding sequence GTGAACGGAAAACGCGCCTCAGGCGATGGCTCCGAGAACGCGCTCGCGGAGGCGTTCTCCCATGCCCCCGAGCCCATGGTGCTCACCCGGGACGACGGCGCGATCCTGCACGCCAACCAGGCCTTCACCGATCTGTTCGGGCGTGAGGCCGCCGACCTCGTCGGCCGGGCGTGGTACGACCTCCTCGAAGGCGACGACGTCCACCGGGGAAGCGTCGCCCACTCCGAGGCCCTCGCCGGGCAGGGCGGCCAGCGCGTGCGCCTGCGCCTGGCCCTGGCGGACAAGAGCGTCCTGCTGGCCGAGGCCGACCTGCGCCCCCTGCCGCCGGTCAACGGCGACACGCCCGACTCCGCGGGCGGTGTGGTGGTGCTGCTCCACGTGCTCTCCACCGAGGAGGCCGACCTGCGCGTGGTCGGCGAGCTGCGCACCGACAACTCCGACTCCGTCCTGTGGAGCCTGGACCTGAGCACGGGGCGCCTGCACGAGCTGTTCGGCCCCACCCCGCTCGGCGCGCTGCTGGCGGGCAGCGACCGCGAGCTCGAACGCATCCTGGAGCGGGTGCACCCCGACGACATCGCCCGCGTCCGCGACGCCATGTCCGCCTCCTTCGCCGGACGCGACTACGAACAGCGCTTCCGCGTCTTCGACCGGCTCGGCGACGAGCGCTCGCTGCACGTGCGCGCCCGCTTCGTGCCCGGCCGGCCCGACCGGCTGGTCGGCATCATCGACGACGTCACCGAGCACGTCCAGCTGGTCCGCCGCCTGGCCGACCGGCGCCGCACCGAGGCCGAGCACGGGCGCCTGGTCACCGAGCTGTCCTCCAAGCTGGTCTCGGCGACCACCGTCGACAAGGTGATGGACCTGCTCAGCGAGGAGTTCCTGCCGATCTTCGGCGGGATCCAGGCCATCGCGCTCTACGTCGAGGACGGACTGCTGCGGGCCTCGCCCAGCGGCCGGCTCACCTCCAACGTCAACCGCATCGACGGCCGCCGCGCGGACGACACCGACTACCCCATGGGTGCGGTCATCCAGGACCGCCAGCCCCGCTTCTTCGAGTCCCGCGCCGAGGTCATCAGCCGCTTTCCCGCGGCCGAGGTCCTCATGCGCGACTCGGTGACCAAGGGGCAGGCCTGGGCGACCGTGCCGATCTTCGGCGACGGCAAGGTCGCCCTCGGCGTCTGGCAGATGGTGTGGGGCCGGCCCCACCACGCCAGCCGCGACGAGCGCGCCCTCATGCTCACCTTCGCCGGCCTCGCCGGGCAGGCCCTGCAGCGCATCAAGGCCCAGCAGGCCGAACTGGAGCTCGCCGACGCCGTGCAGCGCCGCATGCTGCCCCGCCAGGTCGCGCGCTTCCCCGACATGGACATCGCCACCAAGTACCTGCCCTCCCGGGCCGACTGGCGCATCTGCGGCGACTTCTACGACGTCATCGAACTGCCCGGTGACAAGGTCGGACTGCTCGTCGGCGACGTCCAGGGGCACGGTGTGGAGGCCGCCGCGGCCATGGGGCAGATCCGCGTCGCCTTCCGCGCCTACGCCACCAACCAGGCCGACCCCGGCGTGGTGCTGGGCGAGACCAACCGCCTGCTCACCGAGACCGGCGAGATCGTCTTCGCCACCTGCGGCTACCTGGTCGTGGACCGCACCACCGGCGTCATGCAGGCCGCCTGGGCCGGGCAGCCGCCCGTCGTCCTCGCCGCCGACGGCCGCTACGACCTGTGGGAGCCGGAGACCGGCCCGCCCCTGGGCGTGCTCCCGGACACCGAGTACACCGTCACCACGCGCGTCCTGGAGCCCGGCACCACGCTGCTGCTGTGCTCCGACGGGCTCGTGGAGAGCGCCGAGGTGCCCATGCAGGACGGGTTGGCGCAGGTCGGCGAGGCGCTGGCCGCCCACGCCGACGATCCCGAGGCCGCCGCGCAGGTCCTGGCCGAGATGGCGCCCGCCGGACGCGGCGACGACATCGCGCTGCTCATCACCCGGATGGCCAAGCCCGTCGGACACGTCCCCGAACAGGCGGCCGCCGACGTACAACCGCGGGGCGAGGTCTCGCCGAAGAGCCCTTAG
- a CDS encoding replication-associated recombination protein A, which yields MSETLFDDAGSEAAKGQEPLAVRMRPRTLDEVVGQQHLLGPGSPLRRLVEDDAPMSVFLWGPPGTGKTTLASVVSRVTKRRFVELSAVNAGVKDVRAVVEEARRRMGMHGTRTLLFVDEVHRFNKTQQDALLPAVENRWVSFIGATTENPFFSVVSPLLSRSLLLTLESLDEDDVRALLDRALTDERGLGGRYTLTEEAADHLVRLAGGDGRRSLTYLEAGALVSGPPRLPPPAGGTSSGGGPPSTDASGAEPSPVSEPVTITAEHVERAVDRHAVRYDRSGDQHYDVISAFIKSMRGSDPDAALHYLARMFEAGEDPRFIARRIVVHASEDVGMADPTALQTAVAAAQAVDLIGMPEARINLAQAVIHISLAPKSNAVISAVDSAIADVRAGRIGQVPGHLRDGHYKGAAELGHGKGYRNAHDFPGGVVDQQYAPDELVDRQYYRPTAHGAERRFGEVLQRIRGVVKGGR from the coding sequence GTGTCCGAAACACTCTTTGACGATGCCGGGTCCGAAGCCGCCAAGGGCCAGGAACCACTCGCCGTCCGCATGCGGCCGCGCACCCTGGACGAGGTCGTGGGCCAGCAGCACCTCCTGGGCCCGGGCAGCCCGCTGCGCCGCCTGGTCGAGGACGACGCGCCCATGTCCGTGTTCCTGTGGGGGCCGCCCGGGACGGGCAAGACCACCCTGGCCAGCGTCGTCAGCCGTGTCACCAAGCGCCGGTTCGTGGAGCTGTCCGCCGTCAACGCAGGCGTGAAGGACGTCCGCGCGGTCGTGGAGGAGGCGCGGCGGCGCATGGGGATGCACGGGACCCGCACCCTGCTGTTCGTGGACGAGGTCCACCGCTTCAACAAGACCCAGCAGGACGCCCTGCTGCCCGCCGTGGAGAACCGCTGGGTGAGCTTCATCGGCGCCACCACCGAGAACCCGTTCTTCTCCGTGGTCAGCCCGCTGCTGTCCCGGTCGCTGCTGCTGACCCTGGAGTCGTTGGACGAGGACGACGTGCGCGCCCTCCTCGACCGCGCGCTGACCGACGAACGCGGCCTGGGCGGGCGCTACACGCTCACCGAGGAGGCCGCCGACCACCTCGTCCGACTGGCCGGAGGCGACGGCCGGCGCTCCCTCACCTACCTGGAGGCCGGCGCCCTGGTCTCTGGACCGCCCCGTCTCCCGCCACCGGCCGGGGGCACTTCGAGTGGGGGAGGTCCACCCTCAACGGACGCCTCCGGCGCAGAACCCTCCCCCGTCTCCGAACCCGTCACCATCACCGCCGAGCACGTCGAGCGGGCGGTCGACCGGCACGCGGTGCGCTACGACCGCTCCGGCGACCAGCACTACGACGTCATCAGCGCGTTCATCAAGAGCATGCGCGGCAGCGATCCCGACGCGGCCCTGCACTACCTGGCCCGCATGTTCGAGGCGGGGGAGGACCCCCGCTTCATCGCCCGCCGGATCGTGGTGCACGCCAGCGAGGACGTGGGCATGGCCGACCCCACCGCATTGCAGACCGCCGTCGCCGCCGCGCAGGCGGTCGACCTCATCGGCATGCCGGAGGCGCGCATCAACCTGGCCCAGGCGGTCATCCACATCAGCCTGGCGCCCAAGTCCAACGCCGTGATCTCCGCCGTGGACTCCGCCATCGCCGACGTGCGCGCCGGACGGATCGGACAGGTGCCGGGCCACCTGCGCGACGGGCACTACAAGGGCGCCGCCGAGCTCGGGCACGGCAAGGGCTACCGGAACGCGCACGACTTCCCCGGCGGCGTCGTGGACCAGCAGTACGCGCCCGACGAACTCGTCGACCGCCAGTACTACCGCCCCACCGCGCACGGCGCCGAACGGCGCTTCGGCGAGGTCCTCCAGCGTATCCGGGGCGTCGTCAAGGGCGGCCGCTGA
- a CDS encoding SRPBCC domain-containing protein: MATDTRLTMTLPGDDQILVTAELAVPPHRAYRAWTAPDLVHRWWAGRGGRTTDVRIDLRVGGRWRYAMEVEGDEIAFHGYFREIVPGERIVSTEVFEDPAGYPRTEEELVNTVTFTGTAAGTLLTLLVRARTRAQRDRIVAPDLVDELRERMELLERAAAAPP; this comes from the coding sequence GTGGCGACCGACACGCGTCTGACGATGACCCTGCCCGGCGACGACCAGATCCTGGTGACCGCGGAACTGGCCGTCCCGCCGCACCGCGCCTACCGGGCCTGGACCGCGCCCGATCTCGTGCACCGCTGGTGGGCCGGGCGGGGCGGGCGGACGACCGACGTCCGCATCGACCTGCGCGTCGGCGGGCGGTGGCGGTACGCGATGGAGGTCGAGGGCGACGAGATCGCCTTCCACGGGTACTTCCGGGAGATCGTGCCGGGCGAGCGGATCGTGTCCACGGAGGTCTTCGAGGACCCCGCCGGGTACCCGCGGACCGAGGAGGAGCTCGTCAACACCGTCACCTTCACCGGGACCGCCGCCGGCACGCTGCTGACCCTCCTGGTCCGCGCCCGCACGCGCGCGCAGAGGGACCGGATCGTGGCCCCGGACCTGGTGGACGAACTCCGCGAGCGGATGGAACTCCTCGAACGGGCGGCCGCCGCGCCGCCGTGA